Proteins from a single region of Bacteroidota bacterium:
- a CDS encoding CAP domain-containing protein: MKTFITLIFAFSLTSAIGQNYKLVTLSDLPTLLQEAQTDRNQQIERQAALEFHKLINQYRKSQNIDSLAWDETFWLTSRNHSLYLAKNADYSYFSHDQVKNRPYFSGIDPGNRLSYVDGNKNTRFWTNENILQNNIDYTLTSVEQIAKQMAKDGFNQWKKSPGHNANMLNARGYHGVAFIISGSNFYGTDLFGTIVKSNNTKEKNMNSSYGITQEEPEKLNVIKAGKEIADILEKKFLAVNAELKKDKELTETSKEYVQARIDGRGDNMEHESFSAINTKKKRKTTQVEMFVFVSQEEANFKTEDVANNLFEQLINGNEISLDEYRSMGFTVKVKRKKSKLETYIILILEKDNS, translated from the coding sequence ATGAAAACATTCATCACCCTCATTTTTGCATTCTCGCTCACATCCGCAATCGGACAAAATTACAAGCTTGTTACGTTATCAGATCTGCCGACTCTCTTGCAAGAGGCGCAAACTGACCGAAACCAGCAGATAGAGCGACAAGCTGCATTGGAGTTTCACAAATTGATTAATCAGTATAGAAAATCCCAAAATATTGACTCATTGGCATGGGATGAAACATTCTGGTTGACAAGCCGAAATCACAGCCTATATTTAGCCAAGAATGCTGACTATTCTTACTTCTCTCATGATCAAGTCAAAAACAGACCTTATTTCTCAGGTATAGACCCCGGCAATAGATTAAGTTATGTCGATGGAAACAAAAACACCCGCTTTTGGACAAATGAAAATATTTTACAAAACAATATAGACTACACGCTCACATCTGTTGAGCAAATTGCAAAACAGATGGCAAAAGATGGATTCAATCAATGGAAAAAGTCTCCGGGACACAATGCCAATATGTTAAATGCAAGAGGTTATCACGGTGTTGCGTTTATCATCAGCGGGAGCAACTTTTATGGAACTGATTTGTTTGGAACAATAGTCAAGTCCAATAATACCAAAGAAAAAAACATGAATTCAAGTTATGGCATCACTCAAGAAGAACCTGAAAAGCTCAATGTTATCAAAGCCGGAAAAGAAATTGCCGACATACTTGAGAAGAAATTTCTGGCTGTAAATGCTGAACTCAAAAAAGACAAAGAACTAACAGAAACTTCCAAAGAATACGTGCAGGCGAGGATTGATGGCAGAGGCGACAACATGGAGCATGAATCTTTTTCTGCAATCAACACAAAGAAAAAGCGTAAAACGACACAAGTGGAAATGTTTGTTTTTGTTTCACAGGAAGAAGCAAATTTTAAAACCGAGGATGTTGCAAACAATTTGTTCGAACAACTGATTAACGGCAATGAAATATCGCTGGATGAGTATCGGTCTATGGGCTTTACGGTCAAAGTAAAACGCAAAAAAAGTAAGCTTGAAACATATATCATCCTGATTTTGGAGAAGGACAATTCATAG
- a CDS encoding FAD:protein FMN transferase → MRLSKITFFVLVLLLIASCNRDTGYVEITGETMGSTYSIKYRGDKGLKPKIDSLLTEFSQLFSTYDSNAFLYKFNHNTLTDEDLKHLTERQCKWMTQVFKTSLVIYHKTNKAFNPGLGPLFHFWGFGDNSQNPDVIDSLVIDSLSQYCNYENFSLKGCFPQKPNPNYELNYNAIAAGYATDVVSSLLDSLGFEDYLINITGELKARGYNPNGKIWKISIERPTDNKSMNSGMFELELNNKAMATSGNYRNFFQKEGKKYGHTIDPKTGYPTHNSLLSATVISKLGANCDALATAFMVMGVEDAKRMILSDSTLDGVLIYEENGEMKTWVSWEHR, encoded by the coding sequence ATGAGATTGAGCAAAATAACCTTTTTCGTTCTTGTGTTATTGTTAATTGCCTCATGTAACAGAGATACAGGATATGTTGAAATTACAGGCGAAACAATGGGTTCTACTTATAGTATTAAGTATCGAGGGGACAAAGGTTTGAAGCCCAAGATTGATTCGCTTTTGACAGAATTTAGCCAACTTTTTTCTACTTATGATTCAAACGCATTTTTGTATAAATTTAATCATAACACATTGACTGATGAAGATTTGAAACATCTAACCGAAAGACAATGTAAATGGATGACACAAGTTTTTAAAACCTCTCTGGTGATTTACCACAAAACCAACAAGGCGTTTAATCCCGGATTAGGTCCTTTGTTTCATTTCTGGGGCTTTGGAGATAATTCACAAAATCCCGATGTGATTGATTCACTTGTGATAGATAGCCTTTCACAGTATTGTAATTATGAGAATTTCAGCCTTAAAGGGTGTTTTCCTCAAAAACCCAACCCCAATTACGAACTCAACTATAATGCAATTGCTGCCGGCTATGCAACAGATGTAGTATCTTCACTTTTGGATTCCTTGGGTTTTGAGGATTATCTGATTAACATAACCGGAGAGTTAAAAGCCAGAGGATATAATCCCAATGGAAAAATCTGGAAAATCAGTATTGAACGACCTACGGACAACAAGTCTATGAACTCAGGGATGTTTGAACTTGAACTCAATAATAAAGCGATGGCTACCAGCGGCAACTACCGCAATTTTTTTCAAAAAGAAGGTAAAAAATATGGTCATACCATAGATCCCAAAACCGGTTATCCTACTCATAATTCACTGTTGAGCGCAACCGTGATATCAAAACTTGGCGCTAATTGCGATGCGCTGGCAACTGCATTTATGGTAATGGGGGTTGAGGATGCAAAAAGGATGATATTGAGCGATAGCACGTTGGACGGGGTTTTGATATACGAGGAAAACGGAGAAATGAAAACTTGGGTGAGTTGGGAACATCGATAA
- a CDS encoding ATP-binding protein — MDYFCDVINRIAKKKILEMAKKFPIIVLTGPRQSGKTTISKQSFPDYRYVSLENPDDLNFALSDPKGFLSFYDKKVIIDEAQNVPELFSYLQQIVDTSNHTGQYILTGSQNYLMMEKISQSLAGRVYLMNLLPLSFDELKSEKNFDLDSVIFEGGYPRIYDKKIAPQDFFPSYIQTYVERDVRTILNVQDISTFQKFIQLCAVHAGQLFNASAISNALGLSVKTVQNWISILETSFIVFQLKPWHNNFSKRVVKTPKLYFYDSGLLSHLLGKENKEDWIVSSHKGVLFENTIITNILKDHYNQGASRNFYFWRDSNGNEIDLIIEKGKNVQCIELKSSQTVKPEYLKSLHYLDKIAPQFDLEHYLINTQDQTQKRSNETILSWKDTDLLIM, encoded by the coding sequence ATGGATTACTTTTGCGATGTGATTAATCGCATTGCAAAGAAGAAAATTCTGGAAATGGCAAAGAAATTTCCGATTATTGTCCTTACTGGTCCAAGGCAATCCGGAAAAACTACGATAAGCAAACAAAGCTTTCCAGACTATAGGTATGTGTCATTGGAAAATCCGGACGATTTGAATTTTGCCCTCTCCGACCCAAAAGGTTTTTTGAGTTTTTATGATAAAAAAGTTATCATAGACGAAGCCCAAAATGTTCCTGAACTATTTTCTTATTTGCAACAAATTGTTGACACATCCAATCATACGGGGCAATACATTCTGACTGGTTCTCAAAACTATTTGATGATGGAAAAAATTAGTCAAAGTCTGGCTGGCAGAGTTTACTTAATGAATCTTTTGCCTTTGTCTTTTGATGAATTAAAATCAGAAAAGAATTTCGACCTTGATTCTGTTATTTTCGAAGGTGGATATCCCCGTATTTATGACAAGAAAATAGCACCGCAAGATTTCTTCCCATCTTATATACAAACCTATGTAGAACGCGATGTCAGAACCATTTTGAACGTTCAAGATATTTCGACTTTTCAAAAGTTTATACAACTGTGTGCCGTTCATGCCGGACAACTTTTTAATGCAAGTGCAATTTCAAATGCTTTGGGACTGAGTGTAAAAACTGTCCAAAACTGGATTTCTATTCTGGAAACAAGTTTCATTGTTTTTCAGCTAAAACCTTGGCATAATAATTTTTCAAAAAGAGTTGTAAAAACTCCTAAACTCTATTTTTATGATTCGGGTTTACTCTCGCATTTATTGGGAAAAGAAAATAAAGAAGACTGGATTGTATCTTCTCATAAAGGAGTTTTATTTGAAAATACAATAATCACAAATATCCTGAAAGACCATTATAATCAAGGTGCGTCAAGAAATTTTTATTTCTGGCGAGATAGCAATGGCAACGAAATTGATTTAATTATTGAAAAGGGTAAAAATGTTCAATGTATTGAATTGAAATCATCTCAAACAGTAAAACCTGAATACCTGAAATCGCTCCACTATTTGGATAAAATCGCACCACAATTTGACCTTGAACATTATTTAATAAACACCCAAGACCAAACACAAAAAAGAAGCAATGAAACTATTTTGAGTTGGAAGGACACGGATTTGTTGATAATGTAA
- a CDS encoding tetratricopeptide repeat protein, whose amino-acid sequence MSKKKQAIKSSPLSSPHIQGRKLGLSVVMPGDYAIADLPDTLKALVDKVDFVSDLHNAKNELLCFPTQADFAKQSKLDSVIEFVLKTPVVPNTVLVPTSPKPLAKEGFGKKANFWFQGVIERLYSGIEPHHALNSCILFPTEKTKEYLAQTPALAKLSPLGLARECRRQGMEIEGVAVQGLAVSKTVGIFEFFKGWRTAGKLVQEEFISVPLKNGFSVKEAINNGNSLIYRFKFFMLALVGMLSMLFISKDYNVTWDEETNQESAELVYQYLSSFGSDTTMFNFAEGRNREVNQHYGMSFDVVSVVAQKIIHNFSPNANVYAIRHFLNAFVGFLIILFTGLLAWRVFDVRAGVLALFIMYFSPSFFGHSFNNPKDIPFALGFIMSVYYLARTLLEFPKPTLQSRLMLAISLGLVLSVRAGGLMAFAFVVMFFGILWLLNFKQSASLKPYLKFGLPILIIGYLLGISIWPYALRDPLHGVLNALSKFENFSALTYYELFEGVRMYIKPWYYIPKLILITAPLMLLVGLPLVLLLYKSKLSPNQKLVLGLVIFSSIFPVVYTIYKGSYLYNGWRHMLFVYPGLAVLAAVGWSKLVEVVKKPSLKWIALLAFIGTGAPAMIWSFANHPYQYMYFNELTGGVKGANGIYELDYWNQTPRAAMEWVGKNIPELFNGKIPMNSNNPVETLTTFVSGSDSIQYRWTREYEWTKNNWEYAIWTSRTLNKNQILGGYWTPEGTVHTVNVAGVPVCAVVKRKATTGYDGYRAFAEKKYDSAVIYFKKAIEAEPLEEEYHRGLGATYRVLGQFNDAIAEFKRALEIRDGNYEAYFSLGEIYFTQATSNEQNIDQAMLSTAESLFKKAISFKKNYTGAYMYLGVISMNKNDMTQAMQSYKSMIENNPNIAQGYQGVARVFINLQQTDSALYYLNYAMQIAPNQADIYADISRAFEIRGDKQNAEKYRQEFYRLQGGAQ is encoded by the coding sequence ATGAGCAAAAAGAAACAAGCAATCAAATCATCTCCTTTGTCAAGCCCTCATATACAAGGCAGAAAGTTGGGTTTATCGGTTGTGATGCCCGGTGATTATGCAATAGCTGATTTGCCGGATACACTGAAAGCACTTGTTGATAAGGTGGATTTTGTGAGTGATTTGCACAATGCAAAAAACGAGTTGCTGTGTTTCCCAACCCAAGCAGATTTTGCCAAACAAAGCAAACTCGATTCTGTGATTGAGTTTGTGCTTAAGACTCCCGTAGTCCCCAACACAGTGCTTGTGCCAACATCGCCAAAACCTCTCGCAAAAGAAGGTTTTGGGAAAAAAGCAAATTTTTGGTTTCAGGGTGTTATCGAAAGATTGTATAGTGGTATTGAACCTCATCACGCTCTTAACTCTTGTATTTTGTTTCCGACCGAAAAAACCAAAGAATACTTAGCGCAAACACCCGCATTGGCAAAACTATCTCCGCTCGGACTGGCACGCGAATGTAGAAGGCAAGGGATGGAAATTGAAGGCGTGGCAGTGCAGGGATTGGCAGTTTCCAAGACAGTAGGCATTTTCGAGTTTTTTAAAGGATGGCGGACAGCAGGTAAATTAGTGCAAGAGGAGTTTATTTCTGTGCCACTCAAAAACGGTTTTTCGGTCAAAGAAGCTATTAACAATGGCAACTCATTGATTTATCGCTTTAAGTTTTTTATGCTGGCTCTTGTGGGCATGTTGTCCATGTTGTTTATCAGCAAGGACTATAATGTTACATGGGACGAGGAAACCAATCAAGAATCGGCAGAATTGGTTTACCAATACCTGAGCAGTTTCGGCTCTGATACAACGATGTTTAATTTTGCCGAAGGCAGAAACAGAGAAGTCAACCAACACTATGGGATGTCATTTGATGTGGTGTCGGTAGTAGCCCAAAAAATCATCCATAATTTTAGCCCCAATGCCAATGTATATGCCATTCGACACTTTTTGAATGCTTTTGTCGGATTTTTAATCATTCTGTTTACGGGATTGCTTGCGTGGCGTGTGTTTGATGTGCGGGCGGGGGTATTGGCGTTGTTCATCATGTATTTTTCACCCTCTTTCTTTGGACATAGCTTTAATAACCCTAAGGACATCCCTTTTGCACTCGGTTTTATTATGAGTGTGTATTATCTGGCAAGGACTTTATTGGAATTTCCAAAACCCACTTTGCAGAGTAGGTTGATGCTGGCTATTTCTTTAGGACTTGTGTTGAGTGTAAGAGCAGGAGGTTTGATGGCATTTGCTTTTGTGGTAATGTTCTTTGGCATTTTGTGGTTGTTGAATTTTAAGCAATCCGCTTCGCTTAAACCCTATCTGAAATTTGGGCTTCCGATTTTGATTATTGGCTATTTGCTTGGGATTTCAATCTGGCCCTACGCCTTACGCGACCCATTGCATGGTGTTTTGAATGCATTGAGCAAATTTGAAAACTTCTCGGCACTGACCTATTATGAATTGTTTGAGGGAGTAAGAATGTATATTAAGCCTTGGTATTATATCCCAAAACTGATTTTGATTACAGCTCCTCTGATGTTGTTGGTAGGGTTGCCATTGGTGTTGCTGTTGTATAAAAGCAAATTAAGCCCAAACCAAAAATTGGTACTCGGATTGGTTATTTTTTCTTCAATATTTCCGGTTGTCTATACGATTTACAAAGGCTCATATCTATACAACGGATGGAGGCACATGTTGTTTGTATATCCCGGATTAGCTGTGTTGGCGGCAGTGGGTTGGAGTAAACTTGTAGAAGTTGTAAAAAAACCTTCTTTGAAGTGGATTGCATTGCTCGCATTTATTGGCACGGGCGCACCCGCCATGATTTGGTCTTTTGCCAATCACCCTTATCAATACATGTATTTCAACGAACTAACCGGAGGGGTAAAAGGTGCCAACGGCATTTACGAACTTGATTATTGGAATCAAACTCCGCGTGCGGCTATGGAGTGGGTAGGGAAAAATATTCCTGAACTTTTTAATGGTAAGATTCCGATGAACAGCAATAACCCGGTTGAAACATTGACCACATTTGTGTCGGGTAGTGACAGCATACAATATCGTTGGACAAGGGAATACGAATGGACAAAAAATAATTGGGAATATGCCATTTGGACAAGTCGTACGTTGAACAAAAATCAAATTTTGGGAGGATATTGGACGCCCGAAGGCACTGTGCATACAGTGAATGTAGCCGGAGTGCCGGTGTGCGCAGTAGTCAAAAGAAAAGCGACAACAGGCTATGACGGTTACAGGGCTTTTGCTGAAAAGAAGTATGACAGCGCTGTAATATATTTTAAGAAAGCCATTGAAGCCGAGCCTTTGGAAGAGGAATATCATAGAGGCTTGGGCGCTACTTATAGGGTTTTGGGGCAATTTAATGATGCAATTGCAGAGTTCAAAAGAGCTTTAGAGATTAGAGATGGCAACTATGAGGCATATTTTTCATTAGGGGAAATTTACTTTACACAAGCTACTTCCAATGAGCAGAATATTGACCAAGCAATGCTGTCAACAGCAGAATCTTTGTTTAAAAAGGCAATCAGTTTTAAGAAAAATTATACGGGAGCTTATATGTATCTTGGGGTAATTTCCATGAACAAGAATGATATGACACAGGCAATGCAATCCTATAAGAGCATGATAGAAAACAACCCGAATATTGCACAAGGCTATCAAGGGGTTGCGCGAGTGTTCATCAACCTGCAACAAACAGACAGTGCTTTGTACTACTTAAATTATGCAATGCAGATTGCCCCTAACCAAGCTGATATTTATGCAGACATTTCGCGTGCTTTTGAAATACGTGGCGATAAACAAAATGCAGAGAAATACCGTCAGGAGTTCTACAGATTGCAAGGAGGTGCACAATGA
- a CDS encoding DUF3109 family protein produces the protein MILIGDKLISDELFDVKFVCNLDKCLGACCVEGDAGAPLDTEELEPIRKNIKNVESYLPEKQKELLAQSGFYEKDYVGELVTTCLPTGECVFSFRDERGILGCALEKAFRDGKSDFKKPISCHLYPIRVSKVGEYTALNYHEWDICKPALKLGDKLGIPVFKFLQDPIIRAFGKEFYNEMEAVYEARKSY, from the coding sequence ATGATTCTGATTGGAGATAAACTGATTTCAGATGAATTGTTTGATGTAAAATTTGTTTGCAATTTAGATAAATGTCTGGGCGCATGTTGTGTAGAAGGGGATGCAGGCGCACCGCTGGATACAGAGGAATTAGAACCCATCCGTAAAAATATCAAAAACGTAGAATCTTATTTACCCGAAAAACAAAAAGAACTGTTAGCTCAATCAGGGTTTTATGAGAAGGATTATGTAGGAGAATTGGTTACCACTTGTTTGCCTACCGGAGAGTGTGTGTTTTCATTCAGGGACGAACGTGGCATTCTCGGTTGTGCACTTGAAAAAGCATTTCGAGACGGCAAGTCAGATTTTAAGAAACCCATATCTTGTCATCTCTATCCCATCAGAGTGTCAAAAGTAGGGGAATACACAGCCTTAAACTATCACGAATGGGATATTTGCAAACCTGCATTGAAGTTGGGAGATAAACTTGGAATACCTGTTTTTAAATTTCTGCAAGACCCCATCATCAGAGCGTTTGGCAAAGAATTTTACAATGAGATGGAGGCAGTGTATGAAGCCCGCAAAAGTTATTAA
- a CDS encoding SprT family zinc-dependent metalloprotease: protein MTKDQIISGFKKYVPQEFASFCADLLVQYKVDLKVKRPRNTKSGDYRPPVQGRKKHEVTVNSDLNPYYFLLVYIHEMAHVKTWEDFGRKAEPHGEEWKRIFKEMAQPVLMSGLLPPDIQSALTKFFIKTPATFLSDTHLISVLRKYDKGDAIITLDAIPPGATFKLNNGLCLVKETRLRTWYLCKEVSTGRKFRVKGNAEVSAV from the coding sequence ATGACAAAAGACCAAATCATATCAGGTTTTAAAAAGTATGTACCCCAAGAATTTGCTTCATTCTGTGCAGATTTATTGGTGCAATACAAGGTAGATTTAAAAGTAAAGCGCCCGCGCAATACGAAATCGGGTGATTACCGTCCTCCTGTGCAAGGCAGAAAAAAGCATGAAGTTACGGTTAACTCAGACCTGAATCCGTACTATTTTCTATTGGTTTATATTCACGAAATGGCACACGTCAAAACATGGGAAGACTTTGGACGCAAAGCTGAGCCGCATGGAGAGGAATGGAAAAGGATTTTTAAGGAAATGGCACAGCCTGTTTTGATGTCCGGATTGTTGCCCCCCGATATACAGTCAGCTTTGACTAAATTTTTTATCAAAACACCCGCTACTTTTCTTTCAGACACTCATTTGATATCAGTACTCAGGAAATATGACAAAGGCGATGCAATCATCACTTTGGATGCAATACCGCCCGGAGCAACATTTAAACTCAATAATGGTTTATGCTTAGTCAAAGAAACCCGTCTTCGTACATGGTATTTGTGCAAAGAAGTCAGCACCGGACGAAAGTTCAGAGTAAAAGGCAATGCAGAAGTGAGTGCAGTTTGA
- a CDS encoding glycosyltransferase family 2 protein: MEKNPKVAVVILNYSTRNWLEKFLPSVLKTNWSNLEIVVADNASTDDSVEFVKTHFSQITLLQFHKNFGFTGGYNKALSLIQADYYVLLNSDIEVDENWLQPLVQLAKSDNSIAAVQPLIIDWKDKSKYEYAGAAGGFIDKYGYPFCRGRIFDSVEKIREDYNQNREVFWASGASLFIRASKFHEVGGLDNNFFAHMEEIDLCWRLKNKGYKIMLCAESRVYHVGGATLAMGHPRKTFLNFHNGLAMMAKNLPRQELFSKILIRLLLDHLAAYRFLFSGKIRHFGAVAKAHFRFLTRIRYWTKQNLNHYQLTERQGIYNRSIVLDYYLRGKKKFEDLVNF, translated from the coding sequence ATGGAGAAAAATCCAAAAGTAGCTGTTGTAATTCTGAACTACAGTACAAGGAATTGGTTAGAGAAATTTTTGCCATCTGTACTTAAAACCAACTGGTCTAACCTCGAAATTGTAGTTGCTGACAACGCTTCTACTGATGATAGTGTTGAATTTGTCAAAACTCATTTTTCGCAGATTACACTTTTGCAGTTTCACAAAAATTTTGGTTTTACAGGTGGATACAATAAGGCACTTTCATTGATTCAAGCAGATTATTACGTGTTGCTGAATTCAGATATTGAAGTTGATGAGAATTGGTTGCAACCATTGGTGCAACTTGCAAAGAGCGATAATAGCATTGCGGCAGTTCAGCCTTTGATAATTGACTGGAAGGATAAAAGCAAATATGAATATGCGGGAGCAGCAGGTGGTTTTATAGATAAATACGGATATCCATTTTGTAGGGGGCGGATTTTTGATTCTGTAGAAAAGATTAGAGAAGATTATAATCAGAACAGAGAAGTGTTCTGGGCGAGCGGAGCGAGCCTTTTTATCAGGGCAAGCAAGTTTCATGAAGTGGGAGGATTGGATAATAATTTTTTTGCACACATGGAAGAAATTGACCTGTGCTGGAGGCTAAAAAACAAAGGTTATAAGATTATGCTTTGCGCAGAGTCAAGAGTTTATCACGTTGGTGGTGCAACGCTTGCGATGGGTCATCCGCGCAAGACATTTTTGAATTTTCACAACGGGTTGGCAATGATGGCGAAAAATCTTCCACGTCAAGAATTGTTTTCAAAAATACTGATACGTCTGCTTTTAGATCACCTGGCGGCTTATCGTTTCTTGTTTTCAGGCAAAATCCGCCATTTTGGAGCAGTTGCAAAAGCACATTTTCGCTTTTTGACTCGTATCCGGTATTGGACAAAACAAAATCTAAATCATTATCAACTTACGGAACGTCAGGGAATTTATAACCGTAGTATTGTGCTTGATTATTATTTGAGAGGAAAAAAGAAGTTTGAAGATTTAGTAAACTTCTAA
- the purE gene encoding 5-(carboxyamino)imidazole ribonucleotide mutase: MADVLIVMGSDSDLPVMQGAAEILQKLKISFELSIVSAHRTPQRLAEYGTTAAKKGFKVIIAGAGGAAHLPGMLASFSSLPVVGVPVKSSNLSGVDSLYSIVQMPPGVPVGTMAINGAANAGLFAAQIIGASDAKVRARIDKYKKDLEKSVLEKADKIEKIGFEKYLKGMKP; this comes from the coding sequence ATGGCAGATGTATTAATAGTAATGGGCTCAGACAGCGATTTGCCGGTGATGCAAGGCGCGGCTGAAATTTTGCAAAAACTCAAAATCTCATTTGAGCTATCCATTGTTTCCGCACACAGAACACCCCAAAGGCTTGCCGAATATGGCACAACAGCAGCCAAAAAGGGTTTCAAAGTAATCATTGCCGGAGCCGGAGGAGCAGCTCATTTGCCCGGAATGTTGGCTTCGTTTTCGTCCTTACCCGTGGTGGGTGTGCCGGTCAAATCTTCCAATCTTTCCGGTGTGGACAGCCTGTACAGTATAGTACAAATGCCTCCCGGTGTACCGGTGGGAACTATGGCTATCAATGGGGCTGCGAATGCCGGTTTGTTTGCTGCGCAAATCATTGGAGCTTCTGATGCCAAAGTCCGTGCAAGGATAGACAAATACAAAAAAGACCTCGAAAAATCCGTGTTGGAAAAAGCGGATAAAATCGAAAAAATAGGTTTTGAAAAATATCTCAAAGGTATGAAACCATGA
- a CDS encoding CAP domain-containing protein codes for MRKLIVLLTLLLSSIGTFAQYKLVKAADLPDVIKTANKDSIQLLERLIAIEFHKILNQYRKDNKLDTLAWSDILWLTSRNHNAYMIANDELTHNEEKNKPYFTGEKPGDRLNYVQGDKGRMDWSGENCLYTSATTYVMYVNKKSMQEYAKANALECLDIWKSSPGHNANMLRLNHRKHGAAFTFDDNTIYATDLFGYGFYDDNTTSDFDNKQTNSTPNSNSTPIITEPIHKFSPGKSNKELKNGIIAKMKNTNKQIALAKPFEEAAQKHIAYLQANNSLSSTEIKGNKSFYGATPAQRIAKANYGGWKFLHPKLKNISETIALIEMNEDDFDASTVIEELWTQLITNSNIDLSEYNIAGLSVKTKRTKQGIQIHAVLLLHP; via the coding sequence ATGAGAAAGCTGATTGTACTTCTCACACTGCTGCTCAGCTCCATAGGCACATTTGCTCAATACAAATTAGTGAAAGCGGCTGATTTGCCTGATGTTATCAAGACAGCTAACAAAGATTCAATACAACTACTCGAGAGATTGATTGCAATAGAGTTTCACAAAATACTCAACCAATACCGCAAAGACAACAAACTCGACACCTTAGCTTGGAGTGATATTTTGTGGCTTACATCACGCAATCACAACGCCTATATGATTGCCAATGACGAGCTTACGCATAATGAAGAAAAGAACAAACCATACTTTACGGGTGAAAAACCGGGCGACCGGCTAAACTACGTACAAGGAGATAAAGGCAGAATGGATTGGTCCGGTGAAAATTGTCTTTACACTTCAGCAACTACATACGTCATGTATGTCAACAAAAAAAGTATGCAAGAATATGCCAAAGCCAATGCATTGGAATGTTTGGATATTTGGAAAAGCTCACCGGGGCACAATGCCAATATGCTACGATTAAATCACAGGAAACATGGCGCAGCATTTACTTTTGATGACAACACAATCTATGCAACTGACTTGTTCGGATACGGCTTTTACGATGATAACACCACATCAGATTTTGACAATAAACAAACCAATAGCACGCCCAACAGCAATTCGACTCCAATCATCACTGAACCTATACACAAATTCAGCCCCGGCAAGTCCAACAAAGAGTTGAAGAACGGCATTATCGCCAAGATGAAAAATACAAATAAACAGATTGCTCTTGCAAAACCTTTTGAAGAAGCTGCACAAAAACACATAGCTTATTTGCAAGCAAATAATTCCTTGTCGAGTACTGAAATCAAGGGCAACAAATCTTTTTATGGTGCTACTCCCGCACAACGCATAGCCAAGGCAAATTATGGAGGGTGGAAATTTCTTCATCCAAAATTAAAAAACATAAGCGAAACAATCGCTTTGATTGAAATGAACGAAGATGACTTTGATGCATCGACCGTGATTGAAGAACTGTGGACACAACTGATTACAAATTCCAACATAGATTTATCTGAATACAACATAGCAGGACTGTCTGTCAAAACCAAGCGCACCAAACAAGGCATCCAAATACATGCAGTACTGCTCTTACATCCATAG
- a CDS encoding RNA methyltransferase, protein MTRKLKTVELNRLSVDEFKQSDKIPCVVVLDNIRSAYNVGAIFRTADGFLLERVLLCGITPTPPHKEIYKTAIGAENSMQWEYHQDVAKAIVTLKQQGYFIVALEQTSDSTLLQDWIWKKGTKFALVLGNEVDGISDSAMPLCDAYIEIPQFGTKHSFNVAVAAGMLIWDMIRAIKK, encoded by the coding sequence ATGACAAGAAAACTCAAGACTGTAGAGCTGAACCGATTGTCGGTGGATGAGTTCAAGCAATCAGACAAAATCCCATGTGTTGTGGTGTTGGATAACATCCGCAGTGCTTACAATGTAGGTGCTATATTTCGCACAGCCGATGGTTTTTTATTGGAACGTGTATTACTGTGCGGAATCACCCCTACACCTCCCCACAAAGAAATATACAAAACAGCCATTGGCGCGGAAAACAGCATGCAATGGGAATATCATCAAGACGTTGCAAAAGCAATCGTAACACTTAAACAGCAAGGATATTTCATAGTTGCATTAGAACAAACCTCAGACAGCACTTTGTTACAAGACTGGATATGGAAGAAAGGCACAAAGTTTGCCCTCGTATTGGGCAACGAAGTGGACGGAATATCAGACAGTGCAATGCCTTTGTGTGATGCTTATATTGAAATACCTCAGTTTGGTACCAAACATTCATTTAATGTTGCAGTGGCAGCCGGCATGCTCATCTGGGACATGATCAGAGCTATTAAGAAATGA